In Rhipicephalus sanguineus isolate Rsan-2018 chromosome 1, BIME_Rsan_1.4, whole genome shotgun sequence, the DNA window ATCACTAACAGGCACAAAATAATGCACCATTTTGAGAAAAATTGGTAATTGGTCTGTCCTATGCAGCAGAAAGCAGGTGGGTTTGAAGGACTTCAACTTGCTCTTTAAGTCAGCTGCTATTTCACATATCTTCAGTGTGCTGATCCTTCACGCCTAGCAACTACACGATTCCTGTGTTTCTTCTGGCTGGGTGACCTTGAAAGAGTCTTTGGCCACATCATCCAAATCCTTCACTCTGCAAGACATAACAAGCTGCCGTGCAATGTCTGTGAACATCTCCTCGATGCCTTGACCAGTTTTACATGAAGTGCGGTAAACCCCACTGATGAGGTTGTGGCACTGCTCACAGAAGGCTTCTATATCTGCTTCAGAGACGTATATGCGGCCTACTAAGTCAACTTTGTTTCCACAGAGAAAGATCTTTGCATTCTCAGCATAGCTTACGATGTCCAGCAGATGCTGTGACAAGATGTTGAATGAGTCGGGATTGTCCAGGCTAAACACCAACACGGCTGCCTCGGCAAACTTGTAGTAGCTGGACGTGACGGATGCCACACGCTCCATGCCCCCAGTGTCCCAGAGCTGCAGCTACAGTCATTCACAAGTCAGAAAGTACAGTTCACAGAGTGGCGATGAAAAGGAATGTGCAGTGACCACTCCTGTTAGTGAACTGAAATGCATTGCACGAGCATGCAGAACTCTGGATTCCAAATGCAACAAAAATAATTGTTTATAATCAAGACAGAGACATGGAACATATGAGGCCATACTTATGTCTTTGTCTAGATTATTTGCACTCATTTTTCTTTTACAGTTAATATCTCAGACAACAAGCCTACTAATTCTTAACATTCTTAACAAGGTTTCTTAAAATGCTGTCATGATTTAGGCATGTTATTACAAGCTACTTCCAAATGCTGCACACACGTTTTGTGCATATATGCGACACCACTGTTACAGGCAGCAGTATTAATACAAGTCGCCCTCGAAATTTCGTAACTTCCTTATGGAATATAACAAAATTTTGACACAGGGCAGCTTCAGAACCAAAATGTCGCAAGTAATAAAACTAACTTGCCACCAACGTTTATTCATTCCCATGTACCTGGCATTTGCTGTGATGAGAAATTGTCCAACAGAGAATGTCTTTGGAGCCAACGTGTTGACCAGGAAACTTGTCTATCAGCGcagcaactggtgagaaattgttGAAATGAGACTGCAGCCAACATTTTCCAACACAAATGGACTTTTCTGGGAGAAGTCCCCTAGTCAAAAAcgctggctccagtgacattGCCTGCTCGACTATTCCTCACAACTTCCAAGCctacatcttcccctgaacttgtgTCTCGTTTTGACTTTTACTCTGTCACTAAAGCTCATGATCATTACTGGAACACGCGCACATGCGTGAAAACACGACAGTTCTCATTCCTCCAGAGTGTAGCCTTTGATTCAGCTGAGAGAAACTGTGTTGCATGGAGCGCACTGATATTCCTTCCCGTCCGATAAAAGGAAAACACCTGAGGCTCGCAAGCAAGGCAGGAACTCTTACCTTGAGATCCCGTCCCGCAACTTTATAGACTTTGTCAAAGTGGTCTAAACCAAGCGTGGAGCTTCGATCGTTGCTTGCAACGAAAGTGTTAGTCGTGAACCTACGAAATAGCGAACTCTTCCCAACGCCGTACTCTCCACAGAGGATAACTTTCTGTTCAGGTAGCTTTGTTGATGCCATTGCTGAGAGGAAAAATCTGAAAGCAATTGATATAACATGATCATAAAGTGAGCGGCATATTCGGAGGCATACAAAGTCCAGAGGATCAAATGTAGTTGAAATAACGCAACGAACTCTCAAAAGAGAAGCCGGTCCTATTCGTCACGAAAATTCACTACATGTTTGTTATACAAGGCCAGATCAAGCAATGTGGTTGGTGCAGATGCCTCAATAAGGTATGAGGGAGACCCTTTCGCGAAGCCACGAGGGCGAGCTACAACCTTTAAACGCCTTCTTTTCTGATGCGTTTCACGCACTTACAAATCCGACTAGCTTGCATTGCAGCCTTACAACGCTTTTAAAATTTTACGTTTCATGCTATAGCAGTAATATACTCACAGAAAAGTCGCCTTACGTCGTGTTTTCAGCGGTGATTGTAGATGACCATGAGAGAATATTAAGTAATTTAGTGAGGACGTCAGCTTGCACAAGATACTCAGTGGCGAACACACAACTACAGAAATGAAATTATTGAATTTTTCTTATTAATTTCAAGCAGTTTGGGTCAGCGTCTTGGCAAAGTAACATCTTTACGTAGAACGCAAACCTACGGCGACACTGCGCTTTTCTAATGCCATAATGACCATAATCTGCACGCTGGCGCCATCTCTGGCAAGTGAGCAAAGTGAGGTCACGTGCTTCATGGCGCGCAATTTAATGCTCATTCGTGCACCAAGTCAGCGCAACACTTCAAGGGCATAGGACGGTATATGGTCAGGGGCATGTTACTTGCAATTGCTAAAAGTTTTGCCAGTTTGCCGCAAGGTTCATTCGAGCATTGTGTACTCGTCTGGAACAAAATGCAGCCGCTAAATAGGGCTGCTGAGTTTTGCGGTCCTGGGGGTCGGGGTGGGGTGGTCGAGCCCCCCACCCACCTTGTGAACTAGTTTGGGAGGGGAAGGGgtgcgaaactggacgattctgaagactaatctggttgcttctaggttgtttctaggccttagctaggtgatgagggttgtttctataggttgcttctaggtagttgcaaggctttagctaggtgacactaggttgtttctacgttgattctcagcgcagagaggttcgagttaaaccacacagagtcacagacacaacacggatgtccaaactccagagacagaaactcgcgctgaaatcaagcgttcgcacctctcatagacaggggcggatccaggtgcctactGGGCGGTGACAAGATTCTCCTTCGCACTTTTGGGCAGTAGTAGCCGAGACAACTTGataaaggaggtggacgacaggcactgaaggtagagggggggggggggatcacccctaccgcccccccccccctggatccgccactgctcaTACATCtacgggcataggcgtgcgcggggttccccattagggggggcaaagg includes these proteins:
- the LOC119372605 gene encoding ras-related protein Rab-30; the encoded protein is MASTKLPEQKVILCGEYGVGKSSLFRRFTTNTFVASNDRSSTLGLDHFDKVYKVAGRDLKLQLWDTGGMERVASVTSSYYKFAEAAVLVFSLDNPDSFNILSQHLLDIVSYAENAKIFLCGNKVDLVGRIYVSEADIEAFCEQCHNLISGVYRTSCKTGQGIEEMFTDIARQLVMSCRVKDLDDVAKDSFKVTQPEETQESCSC